A single window of Brevundimonas naejangsanensis DNA harbors:
- a CDS encoding DUF1700 domain-containing protein: MNRAEFLARLRRGLVGLPAAAANEIVADYEAHFADGAAAGRSEAEVAEALGDPDRLARELKAEAGAQRWRQEPSASSAAGAVFGILGLGAIDILILLPIALPVFGTVLSLLLGGVGVFIAGGFVMVAGAFMGLPGGALAAALLGVGLMGLGIFMVGTMALLTKWLIDATVWYARLHYRVIKPALEPQA, from the coding sequence ATGAACCGCGCGGAATTTCTGGCGCGCCTGCGCCGCGGCCTGGTGGGCCTGCCCGCCGCCGCCGCCAATGAGATCGTCGCCGACTATGAAGCCCACTTCGCCGACGGCGCCGCCGCTGGGCGCAGCGAGGCCGAGGTGGCCGAGGCCCTGGGCGATCCCGATCGCCTGGCCCGCGAACTGAAGGCCGAGGCCGGCGCCCAGCGCTGGCGTCAGGAGCCGTCGGCGTCGTCCGCCGCCGGGGCCGTGTTCGGCATCCTGGGTCTGGGCGCCATCGACATCCTGATCCTGCTGCCGATCGCCCTGCCCGTCTTCGGCACGGTGCTGTCCCTGCTGCTGGGCGGCGTCGGCGTCTTCATCGCCGGCGGCTTCGTCATGGTGGCGGGCGCCTTCATGGGCCTGCCGGGCGGGGCGCTGGCCGCCGCGCTGCTGGGCGTCGGCCTGATGGGTCTGGGCATCTTCATGGTCGGAACCATGGCCTTGCTGACCAAGTGGCTGATCGACGCCACCGTCTGGTACGCCCGGCTGCACTACCGCGTCATCAAACCCGCCCTGGAACCCCAGGCCTAA